AaactagtttaaaaaaaaaaagtcagctttATGAGTTTAAATCCTGCAATAAATGATGTAGTTAACCATGTGAAAGCATGAGCTAACTAAAcatgaaaaagaataaaatggaaCGGAAGAGGCGAGTCCTGTGGTCCGAAGCAGACCACGTTTCTTTCCTCTCAATCTAGTGGAAATTTTTCTTGAGGAATTAATCCAAAAATGTGTGTTACAGAACAAATGGGAACGTTAAAATCTGTATGAGGCTCCCCATGCTCCAGTTTGCACTAAATGCAAGGCATAAGTCGCTGCATAAAGCCAAAGCTTTTTTAACTGGAAAGGCTAGTCCTGTAACCCTTTATACCCATAATTCATGTAAGTACTTCCATGGGCAGGTGTCTGTGTGAATAGACCATTATAAGCAAAGGAGCAAAGTGCTTCTCACCTTCCTTGAATCTGATCATTCCCAACATAAGACTTCTGATTTTTCCCATTTAGAATCAGCATCTATTACTAAAATTAATCCAGTGGATGACAGGTGTTACATTAACAAAGCTGCTCTGAAGCATGGTGTCATCTTGATGTTAAATATGGACCAGACTGCAAATTATTTATGTTCCAGAAGTGCTTGAAAGCTTATACTAGATTTGACTTATTATAGTAGGTCTCAAACAGAATTTCTGCCTCAAAATGCTGCTGCCTAAATACGTATGACATGTCCGACACACAACCTCTGAAAGCAGTAACTTTACAAAAGCCCATGCTGTTCCCTATGAAAAGTCTTGTAAAATCAAGATCAAAAACTAGCTTCTTCCGCTGACTGGACTAAAGATGAGGAATAAAATTTAACTcatataaacagaaaaaaaaaatcagtctatTCTCAGTCATTTGGAGAATCTTTTTTGGAAAAGACCCAGTGGGACTGTGTCTCTTAAGATGAAAAACAAGCTTCATGTGGGCTCCCTGATGCAAGTTTtatgctgttttgtttgtttgaaagttGTTCCAGTTGTAGTCAGAACTTGTGGCATCCTTGGAAAAATAGTAGGGGAAGTCAGGCTCTAAATAAAGGTGGGATTAGATACTTTCAGGAGGATGGTATGTGGCCATATCTTGCATTGTGGGTATTgtaatttcttcttctgaaaACTTGAAATTCAAAGTTTTCAATTCCATTTAAGGGCACCAAATGTAGGAGAAAACCTTTAAGGCTACTTTGTGCCTAgggttttttcttccctgtaatTTGTAAAGATGATTGTCCATAGACTCATTTGCCATATTCACATGAGCTGGAGTGGTGGGTACTAAACAGCACAGGTTGTTGTTAGTTTTAAAAAGCCTCCTGCAGAAGTGCCTGGCTTATGTGTAGGGTGAAAAGTTGTGTATTATTCTGTTGCACGTTTCTTTTGGTACTAGGAGGCTTTGTAAAGCACTATAACTTTAAAGAAATTGGAACAAGTGGGTGAAGTGCATAAGTTGTGTTTAAGAAGTAGTAATTTAAGAACCAGTCTTTTAAAAGTTGTATTTAACATCTCTCTTTTCCAAAAGACAGGgagtctctttccctttctgcccCTCAAGCAGGCACAGTTGCCCACTTCACCTCCTCCCCACTCCCTCATGCAGGCTTTCACTAGCAGAAATGAGAAGTGACTCCTGCTGTTCACAGACAGCTTGTGTGCTCTAATGGATCAATTCTCCCCAGTTGTTTCAGAGTGAAGACACTTTGAGGAGCCATGGTTCAGGGTTACTCTGCCTTCAGTAGGCGAGTGAATTTTGGTGACTTCTGGAGAGCCTTTGCCCTCCTGGCTcatctgcaggcagggagcagtgtgTGTGGGCCCTCCCCTAACATCACTTATGTTTCTGCGCAGGGAGCCGAGAGACGGCGTTCACCTACGCGGTAAGCGCAGCTGGGGTGGTCAACGCCATGAGCCGTGCCTGCCGGGAGGGTGAGCTCTCCTCTTGTGGCTGCAGCCGAGCTGCACGGCCCAAAGACTTGCCCCGGGACTGGCTTTGGGGCGGCTGCGGGGACAACATCGAATATGGATACCGCTTCGCCAAGGAGTTCGTTGATGCCCGGGAACGCGAGAGAGTTTACCAGCGAGGCTCCTACGAGAGTGCCCGCATCATGATGAACCTGCACAACAACGAGGCCGGGAGAAGAGTGAGTGGCTGCAAAGCAACCCTTCGCTCTGCCCTTGGCTATGTCTTTCCTTTTGGGGAATACATGCCTCAGTGGGGcgtggaggagcagcagtggttggTGACCGGCCACCAAAGCTTGTCTCCTATTTCATGCACAAAACAAGAACACAGCAAATACAGGGTGAATGTAGATGGAGAGCCTATGAATGTGTGTCGCTTCTGCTTGCCTGACAGTGCTATTGCCTTCTGCATGGGGAGGATTGAGACCAAAGTGTGTTGTTTCTTTGAAAGGCCCCTGCTTGTTGTGGATTCTCTGTAGAACAGAACTTTGTTAGCTTGTATTTCCAACCAGGACAGTATGCATCTGAGGGAAAAGGAACGTGCTGGTCTTCCCAGGCTGGAATTGTGCCACAggattgtttctttttctttttttttttttccctttctctgctttaAAAGGATGTGAAAAGTTCCTCCATCTTATTAGAAAACATGGTTTTCTGTGGTTAAACATGCCTTTATGGTTTCTTTAATCTCAAAAATGTCTTAAATGAATGGGTGtaaacttctctttttttgatAGTCTGAATAAGAAGAgccaaaataattatttttgtaaaGCTTGAAGTGCCAGAAATAGTCGTCTGGAGACTTTACACTTGTGTTCTAAGGTGAAGAAGGATGAAAGATAATTGAAAATTAATAGTATTTAAATGTGAGAGAAGGGTGTCTGAAAGCAGTGGACAGGCCAATTTACtattagcaggaaaaaaaaaatacattctcaCAGTTGCTTACAGAGACttgagcatttttttccttcctcagcctcATCTTTGCAGTACCACTTGGCAGTGTAAAGACTGTGTAACTGCTGGGTGGAAGTTGTCTACAGTATCATCTAATGTGTCAGACCCCAGGATTTTTGGGGCAGTGTCAACACTGACTCTTATTTCTATTTGTACAGGGCAAATGACTGGTATTTCCTTGCCAAAGCTTTGTAAAGAGGATATTGCTATGTAGCTCTCCCACCCCTAggtgtttgggggtttcttCTTGGATGAAGTCTCTCTTGCAGAACAGTATTTGGGATAGGCAGAGGATGCTGAGCCAAGAGCACTCAACTGCAGCTGAGCCAGGAGCAAGAGGAATCTTAACTCTTTCTCTAATTGCAGCCCCAAGCAGAGATCAATAGAGAGAGTAACTCAGATAGAAAATAAAGGGATGTTTTACATTTCTCAATGAAACTGCAAAATCCTATGCTGGCGTGAGAGTGAATTCCTAAAATTTGACTGCAGCCTGACTGATGCTGCTGCCTGGATTGTGtatgctgctgttgctgtctctgCAGTTGAAGTAGGCTTGTGCGagcacttccctcctcctcctcttcctcctttggTTAACTGGGGCTGGGGTGCATGTATGTCGACTTTCTtgcttctccttcccagcaTATTGTGTAAAGGGATGCTAAGGCGAATGCTGTAGAGGGGTAAGTGGGAGTGTGACAGAGGGGCAGGGAGTGAGGTGAATGTGAACACTTTCTCAGCCAGGCTAATCTTTCGTCatcatttttgctttcttcctctggCTTCTCTAGACTGTGTACAACCTGGCTGATGTGGCATGTAAGTGCCATGGTGTCTCTGGTTCCTGTAGCCTGAAGACGTGTTGGCTGCAGCTTGCCGACTTCCGCAAGGTAGGCGATGCCCTGAAGGAGAAATATGATAGTGCTGCTGCCATGAAACTCAACAGCCGGGGCAAGCTGGTGCAAGTGAACAGCCGCTTCAACGCACCCACCATCCATGACCTGGTCTACATCGACCCCAGCCCTGACTACTGTGTGCGCAACGAGAGCACTGGGTCCCTGGGCACCCAGGGCCGCCTTTGCAATAAGACCTCGGAGGGCATGGATGGCTGTGAACTCATGTGCTGTGGCCGGGGGTACGACCAGTTCAAGACAGTGCAGCGAGAGCGCTGCCACTGCAAGTTCCACTGGTGCTGCTACGTGAAATGCAAGCTCTGCACAGAGATCGTGGACCAATTTGTGTGCAAATAGGGAATGGATGAGGTGGGAGGAACTGCAGCCACCTGCCAGCAAGGGGTGCAggcccttctccctttccacAGGACAATCTCCACTTTATTTATAGAGTTCAACGATTTGTtgtcttctttaaaaaacaaaacaaaacaaacaacaacaacaacaacaacaaaaaaaaagagcaggggtaaggaaaggaaaggaaaaaaaaaaaaggaaaaatataaaggTTGCAAAGAAGTGCCTGGAAACGCTGTCTGCGTCCATCCCAGAACTGTGTGCGTCTTATATTTTTGGCAATAATGGGGGAGAACTTgagaatatttattttacaaagtaaaaaaataaatcgaCTTTTCTTAAAAACAATAGAGTagtttgaggggaaaaatcCAACATATCCTAATTTAGTCCTGTGGGACGTAATCCATGTGCAGTAGGCAGAGCAAACCATGTAATGTGCTTGGGGTGTTAGAATAATCCTCATGGATGTGAGGAACACACAGACCTGTCCATGACTTTTAGTTTCCGACACTAGAAGTTATTAGAATAGGGCATATAAAGCTGTTCAGTACATTTAGGGCTCTGTAAATAAGGGGTATATTCATCACAAAGTGCAGCATCAGTTGCTGCCTGAATGTGCCTGCTTAAGTGCACAATGCCATTGGAGGGTAAAGAGCAAAGGATCATAAAGGCTTCAACTCTGCTATTCTTGAGTCACCATGTCTGGTTCCAGAACCTAacaagaccaaaaaaacccaaaccaaaaacctaacaaaaatcccaaaacaaacaaacaaaaatctgtcTTGTTGAATAATAACTATATTCTTTAAGGCAGCATTTTCCCTATTAGCTAGTTGCGGAGTTTGAGTGTCTCATCTGACAGAGCAGTGCTTCACTGTTGCTGGGcgtggagagcagtgaggtgcAGATTGTGTGGAGCACTGTAGCTGGGTGAATGGGAGCTGCAATGCTTGCACAGTGTTGGTCTCCCATCCTGGAAAGCTCATAGAAAATAGAATTCCACGAATTTGAAAAATGCCTTAAAAATAGTGTAATTGCTGGCTGTCTTTCAAAACACAGCTTGACAAATAACTCCTCTTAATTTTATGTGAGAAAATAAATCATTAGATATCCAATCTTGGAatgattgatttttatttttttttttcagatttgggAACACTTTCACTCAAGGAGACAATAGTTTCATATTTTAATAACATTAGCTGGCTATTATACTTCAATGAAATGTTGCAGCAATACCAAATTTATCATCCTATGTCTTAATACACATGCTTTAAATAATATATTGCAGATATACACTACAACTGTTCAGACTATTATACTTGAGCAGTTACATATATATGGGAGAACTGTGGTCTGCTGGTGTCTGATATTTCAAAGCTTCTTGTACATACATATTTTAACGAtttaagaaataataaaatgtcTAAATTACAGGGGCGGTTCAATGccccattttctttttcagatttcTTCAGGTTTTTTACATGAATTCTAAACttctggtgtttggttttggtttttggttttgttcttttggggttattttgtttgtttttatttttagttttcttttattatcatttggttggtttgttttgttggtttgttttaaggATAGTCACAAAGAAGCGAGCCTCTTCCCAGCTATAAGACTTCTTGAGCAGTTTGTGGAGGCAGTGCCCTGCACTTAATTGATACTGATCTGGAGCTTGCTTCTATTCCACTCTTACATTAAGGGCATTATTGATTATTGCTGAAAGCAGACACCTTCCAACTCTAAAAACATGCTGCATTTGGCCCTTGCTTTTCAggttttgaaatggaaatggtTATTGTTGAACAATATGCATTCCCTCTAATGCTGTGTAGTTACACAGGATTTCATCATTGGTTCAGATGCTTCTTTCCAACTCAGTCCCATCCAGCGAGTTAAAAGAAAATGGTCTTTCAAATACCAAGTGAGGAAAATCTTTCACTTTAGCCTAGTTGTACTAAAGCCTTAACTTTTCACGAGCCTTTAAGCTGTATCATTAACTTCATCTTGATCATTTGTCAGCTTTTTAAATGGCGCTTTATTGCTCTTAATTTATTGTACAAGGACATATTTACCCCTCATCTTCAGATGTTTGCAAAGAGTATCTTTAAaataagataaataaataaagcactAATTCATTGAATACGTCACTTTGGTTTTTATTATACAAAaaccataattttttttctttttcatttgctgaaTCACCTCATGTTCCTTTTTAGTGACTTTTGTCTAAGCAAATTCTGAATCTCATGATCCTAGCCTTTAAAACACTatttaatgtaaaatatttttcttgtcatTCAGATATGTAAATCTTCTATGTCCTTTCCTCTGTTCTGTACATTTAATGTACATATTTCTGTCTTGCGTGATTTGTATATTtcactggtttaaaaaaaaaaaagaaaggattgtGCCATAATGGAAGATAgactataaaaataaaacttcgGTTGTATATTGGGAAGTGGTTTTAATTATCTTTCAGAGGAGGGTTTGTTAAAACAATGAACAGAGttgattttaaaatttactACATGGTaaaacagggaggtgattgccAAACATAAAAAGTACTTTTTGAAGTTTTATTTCTATATTAAGAAGGCATACAGATGTAACTACTTCTTAAATAGAAGggacccccccacccccccccaaaaaaaaaaaaacaacaaacccaaaaccaaaacaaagaacaaccaATCCCAAATCCCTGTGTCTCTGATCTAGAAAGCATTTTAGAGATGGGCAATGGATAATTAATTAGCAATGGATAGGGACTTGGGCTAATGTTATTGGTGTTCATCTGGCTTCCAGGGCTGCTTGTAGGGATTCAGGGACAGTGGACCCTGATCCTGCGAACAGTGGACCCTGATCCTGTGAACAGCTTCCTCCAGAGTTCCCAGTGGTGGTAGCAGGGTCCTCCTGTGAGCAAAAGTTTCCGATGTGAAAAGTTTTGGGGACTGGGTGTTGCATGATTTGGGTTGTGGGTGCACTTGTGGGTGCTGTGGTTCCCCCCATCAGTCTGGTTGCACTTGAGCTGCAGGGTGAAGACTTACTGGTTTTTCTTTAGACTTCCTGCCTAGAAATTGAGTGTGTACGAAGGGAAGaatcctttaaagaaaaaagggcaAAGTACAATGAGgtaaagcagaaaatgaaaattagtGTAAAACGCAAGCTCAAGTTTTGAGACTGGCTTTTCTTTGAGCTACTGATTTCCTGAGTAAGTAATACTTCTTTGTGCTTATAGGGAGCTTGATGAATTAGTGGCCTTTCTCTACCTctctcctgcttcttttcttgttttttttttttttttctttttttcctcaaggaTAACCTTCTAACATATCGAAACTCCTTCTGGCTGCCAAGAATGTATTATCCCACAAACCAGTAGACCAACATTGTGTGTTTAAAATAGCGTTTCTGGGCAAATGCAACGTTCTGTGGTCCTATTACTGACATCTGGTTCAGTTTTCCTTCACTTGTATATTGACCAGTATTCTTTATTGCAAAAACACAGCCCCTATTTAGGAAAGTCAGCATTTTTTTGGACTGGATTGTATTCAAGCTCTTCCCAATAACAGAAAAAGTTACCCAAAAATTTTTCTTTATTGGTGGCAGTAAGTATCTGTATTCAAAATAGTCATTGTGGGCTCAGATACAAGATAATAGTTTTTAATTTGCAGCAGAGTTCGTCTGTTTAATTTTGTTAAAAGTGCTGTTAACCCCTGGCTCAGAATCTTGGATTTTTAGTAATCTCTTCgtatcttttttgtttggttatgGCTTTGTCAATATTGATTTTTCACCCTGATTTTGCAAAATATTGAAGCCCCAGGCATTAGCAGGAAGGATACCAGAAACTTGAATTAAATGCCAGCTTTGAGTCAGGCACTGCATGCAGAAAGCAAGCTAAAATTTAGTCCTTGCTGAAGGATGTGTTTGATAGAACAATCTTGCAAAGGTGATACAAATCTTGTAGAAATTGGTACTGAAGCTGAC
This genomic stretch from Indicator indicator isolate 239-I01 chromosome 15, UM_Iind_1.1, whole genome shotgun sequence harbors:
- the WNT5A gene encoding protein Wnt-5a, which translates into the protein MASQYLIVALAIFSSFTQVVIEASSWWSLGMNPMNPMNPVQMSEVYIIGAQPLCSQLAGLSQGQKKLCQLYQDHMQFIGEGAKTGIKECQYQFRHRRWNCSTVDNNSVFGRVMQIGSRETAFTYAVSAAGVVNAMSRACREGELSSCGCSRAARPKDLPRDWLWGGCGDNIEYGYRFAKEFVDARERERVYQRGSYESARIMMNLHNNEAGRRTVYNLADVACKCHGVSGSCSLKTCWLQLADFRKVGDALKEKYDSAAAMKLNSRGKLVQVNSRFNAPTIHDLVYIDPSPDYCVRNESTGSLGTQGRLCNKTSEGMDGCELMCCGRGYDQFKTVQRERCHCKFHWCCYVKCKLCTEIVDQFVCK